From the genome of Miscanthus floridulus cultivar M001 chromosome 10, ASM1932011v1, whole genome shotgun sequence, one region includes:
- the LOC136489945 gene encoding FT-interacting protein 4-like: MATSYLVVHVVDANFPSSSNSNTSYYVELRFNGQSARTETKEDAVWNQTIRFHMRDEQQGDDDGDDHPSASGGGLDLEAAVYSIDETSSSESLLGKAVVDKKDFDSHSSKAGLFPHDLLKILSGDDDPVLTRSREDKLVVNGKLTLKVFHSAADDKALFEIEDDNRARQTEDGGDKVNKIFKYLFSSKDHRYGEEDKNKTSGVDVGNNTTASSSNNENNNNSSSTSSTALQHDDDISPRRIEPRFEDGKVVERMQFLFVVVVKARGLPDVDAYGRLDPFVEVNFGAYNKGITKCLKRDDNPEWNKTFAFSLKSGKAPPSSFVDVVVKDGDLVRDEFVGKLYFYLKDIPTRHPDHDEPEPTWHPLLDERGKATLGKASLLLAIWIGSQADEAYRHAWESPYGPKVYENPRLWCLRVTIVEVQGVVACDEDEAADGGGARARSLKDELFCKACLGDQVQKTRPAAKTMQTTSSGSYEWRDGDDLVFIAAQPFFESNLQVYVVAASSLSFGRQEQEEEVIGQLSIPLAQIDRLDVAAYGHYDPIATHAPQWFDLKNPHPHSSDAAASVVDHQGGFFGANLSHMRIRLRTLLDGGYHIGHDPQGYLDDTRPAERQLWEPPIGRLHLGILRATGLRRHIEGGDTRSGGRSSAAQLKPYCVAKYGDKWVRTRTIIESSDPVFNEQYTWDVYDIATVLNVGVFDHCTVRASSAHHRIGKVRIRLSTLETDRVYAHAYSLVTLSPSGPIKTGELHLALKISLPSIANMLRMYVRPTLPRMHYVQPLNEEQEDFFATVGSSDDTNGKLWSHAANILALRLDRIEPPLSKEVVAYMCNVESCNNNSFSMRRSKANFLRLIAVLFPVIFAPLRWFDGVRSWRNPLVTLLIHAILVLALWFRQLVLPLVLVYIALVGVWNYRYRPRRPTYIDLCFSHVYMVQPDELDEEFDTYPTSQRDDGLVRLRYDRLRSIAGRVQTVVGDMASQFERIQSLLSWRDPIATAIFMLLLLIAAAMAYFLPYKKLLLAVPGFYIMRHPRLRTRTKPSIFLCFLRRLPAKDMLLM, from the coding sequence ATGGCGACCTCTTACCTGGTTGTGCATGTTGTGGACGCCAATTTCCCGTCAAGCAGCAACAGCAATACGAGCTATTATGTAGAGCTCCGTTTCAACGGTCAGAGTGCGAGGACGGAAACAAAGGAGGATGCTGTATGGAATCAGACGATCCGCTTCCATATGAGAGATGAGCAACAAGGTGACGACGATGGTGATGATCATCCTTCCGCATCCGGTGGCGGCCTCGATCTTGAAGCTGCTGTGTACAGCATCGATGAGACTAGCAGCTCGGAGTCATTGCTGGGCAAGGCCGTGGTTGATAAGAAAGATTTCGACAGCCATTCCTCTAAGGCTGGGCTCTTTCCGCATGACCTGCTTAAGATTTTAAGCGGCGACGACGATCCGGTGCTCACCAGGTCCAGGGAAGACAAATTAGTAGTGAATGGAAAACTGACCCTTAAGGTGTTCCATTCCGCCGCTGATGACAAGGCTCTCTTTGAAATCGAGGACGACAATCGTGCTCGCCAAACAGAGGATGGTGGTGATAAAGTAAACAAGATTTTCAAATACCTGTTTTCAAGCAAGGATCATCGCTATGGAGAAGAAGACAAGAACAAGACTAGTGGCGTCGACGTGGGCAACAACACAAcagccagcagcagcaacaacgagAACAACAATAATAGTAGTAGTACAAGCAGCACGGCCTTGCAACATGACGACGATATTTCTCCGAGGAGGATCGAACCAAGATTCGAGGATGGCAAGGTGGTGGAGCGAATGCAGTTCCTCTTTGTGGTGGTGGTAAAGGCCCGTGGGCTGCCGGACGTGGACGCATACGGTCGCCTTGATCCGTTTGTCGAGGTGAACTTTGGTGCTTACAACAAGGGTATCACCAAGTGCTTGAAGAGGGACGACAACCCAGAGTGGAACAAGACCTTTGCGTTCTCCTTGAAGAGCGGAAAGGCGCCTCCAAGCTCCTTCGTAGATGTGGTGGTCAAGGATGGGGATCTGGTGCGAGATGAATTTGTAGGGAAGCTCTACTTCTATCTCAAAGACATTCCAACAAGGCATCCAGACCATGACGAGCCAGAGCCGACATGGCACCCTCTGCTGGACGAACGCGGCAAGGCTACATTAGGCAAGGCCAGCTTGCTGCTTGCGATCTGGATAGGGTCGCAGGCTGATGAAGCATACCGCCATGCGTGGGAGTCACCATACGGCCCCAAAGTGTACGAGAATCCAAGGCTGTGGTGCTTGCGGGTCACCATTGTTGAGGTTCAGGGTGTCGTCGCGTGTGACGAGGACGAggcggccgacggcggcggcgccagaGCCAGGTCACTCAAGGACGAACTGTTCTGCAAGGCATGCTTGGGGGACCAGGTTCAGAAGACTAGGCCAGCAGCCAAGACAATGCAAACGACGTCTAGTGGCAGCTACGAGTGGAGGGACGGCGACGACCTCGTCTTCATCGCTGCACAGCCTTTCTTCGAGTCTAACCTTCAAGTCTATGTCGTCGCCGCATCAAGTTTAAGTTTTGGCAGACAAGAGCAAGAGGAGGAGGTCATCGGCCAACTCAGTATACCATTGGCACAGATCGACAGGCTCGATGTCGCAGCCTATGGGCATTACGATCCCATTGCTACTCACGCACCGCAATGGTTTGATCTTAAGAACCCACATCCACACTCATCGGATGCCGCTGCCTCTGTGGTGGACCACCAGGGAGGCTTTTTTGGTGCAAACCTGAGCCACATGAGAATTCGTCTCCGGACCCTGTTGGATGGTGGGTATCACATTGGTCATGATCCTCAGGGCTACTTGGACGACACGAGACCCGCCGAGAGGCAGCTCTGGGAACCGCCCATCGGCAGGCTTCATCTTGGAATACTCCGCGCCACCGGCCTCCGACGACATATAGAGGGAGGAGACACAAGAAGCGGCGGGAGATCATCAGCAGCTCAACTTAAACCATACTGTGTGGCAAAATATGGCGACAAGTGGGTAAGAACTCGCACCATCATCGAATCCTCTGATCCTGTATTCAATGAGCAGTACACATGGGATGTATATGACATTGCAACCGTGCTCAACGTTGGCGTCTTTGACCACTGCACAGTCAGGGCTAGCAGTGCGCACCACAGGATTGGCAAGGTACGGATCCGTCTCTCTACTCTCGAAACTGACCGAGTATATGCCCATGCTTACTCCCTCGTCACTTTGAGCCCTTCCGGGCCCATCAAAACCGGTGAGCTGCATCTAGCACTGAAGATCTCACTGCCATCAATCGCCAACATGCTACGTATGTACGTACGGCCCACTCTGCCCAGGATGCACTATGTGCAGCCCCTCAACGAAGAGCAGGAGGATTTTTTTGCAACAGTAGGGTCGTCAGATGATACCAATGGTAAACTCTGGTCACATGCAGCTAACATCCTGGCGCTCCGGTTAGACCGGATCGAGCCGCCCCTGAGCAAAGAGGTTGTTGCCTACATGTGCAACGTCGAGAGCTGCAACAATAACTCGTTTAGTATGAGGAGATCCAAAGCAAACTTTTTGCGGCTCATAGCAGTGCTTTTCCCGGTCATTTTTGCTCCATTACGCTGGTTTGATGGTGTGCGCTCATGGAGGAACCCACTTGTTACCTTGCTTATCCATGCCATCCTTGTCTTAGCACTATGGTTCCGTCAACTGGTACTTCCGTTGGTGCTCGTGTATATTGCCTTGGTGGGCGTGTGGAATTACCGATACCGGCCACGGAGACCTACATATATTGATTTGTGTTTTTCTCATGTATACATGGTGCAACCGGATGAACTTGACGAGGAGTTCGATACATATCCAACAAGTCAGAGGGACGACGGCTTGGTGAGACTGAGGTACGACAGACTACGGTCCATTGCCGGCAGGGTTCAGACTGTCGTGGGTGACATGGCATCTCAGTTTGAAAGGATCCAATCTCTGTTAAGCTGGAGGGATCCTATAGCAACTGCCATCTTtatgctcctcctcctcattgcCGCAGCTATGGCGTATTTTCTACCATACAAGAAGCTTCTTCTGGCAGTACCAGGGTTCTACATCATGAGGCATCCAAGGCTTCGTACTCGCACCAAGCCCTCCATCTTTCTGTGCTTCTTAAGGCGATTACCTGCGAAAGATATGCTATTAATGTAG
- the LOC136488349 gene encoding uncharacterized protein: MEALHLIPEKIDFIAHIGGLPGCIPLSASKFFTPGFFGLYQGASNHEELHNLMKATVMIRRLKKDVLSQLPVKRRQQVFLDLSEKDVKNVRALFIELETLKIKIDSSDSKEMIDSLRFAYQNIVNKHQSGAASNHVEGSPASHVGPSPPGPSPGSHAGASHPSQSP; the protein is encoded by the exons ATGGAAGCTTTACACCTGATTCCTGAGAAAATTGATTTTATAGCACAT ATTGGTGGACTACCTGGCTGTATACCTCTAAGTGCATCCAAGTtcttcactcct GGTTTTTTCGGGTTGTATCAAGGTGCTAGCAATCACGAGGAGCTGCATAATTTGATGAAAGCAACTGTCATGATCCGTAGGTTGAAGAAAGATGTCCTTTCACAGTTGCCTGTTAAACGTAGACAACAG GTCTTTCTAGATTTAAGTGAGAAAGATGTGAAAAATGTCCGCGCTCTGTTTATTGAG TTGGAGACTTTGAAGATCAAAATTGACTCCTCTGACTCCAAAGAGATGATCGACTCTCTCAGATTTGCTTACCAGAATATTGTCAATAAG catcaatcgggggcggcgtcgaaccatgtcgaagggtcgccggcatcgcacgtcgggccatccccacctggaccgtcgccgggatcgcacgctGGGGCGTCCCACCCCTCACAGTCGCCGTGA